A genomic window from Pseudocitrobacter corydidari includes:
- the cysB gene encoding HTH-type transcriptional regulator CysB → MKLQQLRYIVEVVNHNLNVSSTAEGLYTSQPGISKQVRMLEDELGIQIFARSGKHLTQVTPAGQEIIRIAREVLSKVDAIKSVAGEHTWPDKGSLYVATTHTQARYALPGVIKGFIERYPRVSLHMHQGSPTQIAEAVSKGNADFAIATEALHLYDDLVMLPCYHWNRSIVVTPEHPLASKTSVTIEELAQYPLVTYTFGFTGRSELDTAFNRAGLTPRIVFTATDADVIKTYVRLGLGVGVIASMAVDPVSDPDLVKLDADGIFSHSTTKIGFRRSTFLRSYMYDFIQRFAPHLTRDVVDTAVALRSNEDIEAMFKDIKLPEK, encoded by the coding sequence ATGAAACTACAGCAGCTCCGCTATATCGTTGAAGTTGTTAACCATAACCTCAACGTCTCCTCCACCGCTGAAGGCTTATATACCTCCCAGCCGGGCATCAGTAAGCAGGTCAGAATGCTGGAAGATGAGCTGGGTATCCAGATTTTTGCGCGCAGCGGTAAGCATCTGACGCAGGTCACGCCAGCCGGGCAGGAAATTATCCGTATTGCCCGTGAAGTGCTTTCGAAAGTGGATGCCATTAAATCGGTGGCGGGTGAACACACCTGGCCGGACAAAGGCTCGCTGTATGTCGCCACCACGCATACCCAGGCGCGCTATGCGCTTCCCGGCGTGATTAAGGGCTTTATCGAGCGTTATCCGCGAGTTTCTCTGCATATGCATCAGGGCTCGCCAACGCAGATTGCTGAAGCGGTTTCGAAGGGGAATGCAGATTTTGCCATCGCCACCGAAGCGCTGCACCTGTATGACGATCTGGTTATGCTGCCGTGTTATCACTGGAACCGTTCCATTGTGGTGACACCGGAGCATCCGCTGGCGTCGAAAACGTCGGTTACAATCGAAGAACTGGCCCAGTATCCACTGGTCACCTATACCTTTGGTTTTACCGGGCGTTCAGAGCTCGATACCGCGTTTAACCGCGCCGGGCTGACGCCGCGTATTGTTTTCACCGCCACTGATGCCGACGTTATCAAAACCTACGTCCGCCTGGGGTTGGGGGTTGGGGTGATTGCCAGCATGGCGGTTGATCCGGTTTCCGATCCTGATCTGGTCAAACTGGATGCTGACGGTATTTTCAGCCACAGCACCACCAAAATCGGTTTCCGCCGCAGTACTTTCCTGCGCAGCTATATGTATGATTTTATTCAACGCTTTGCGCCGCATTTAACGCGTGACGTTGTTGATACCGCGGTCGCGCTGCGCTCCAATGAAGATATCGAAGCGATGTTCAAAGATATTAAATTGCCCGAGAAGTAA